A stretch of Kaistella flava (ex Peng et al. 2021) DNA encodes these proteins:
- a CDS encoding ABC transporter ATP-binding protein, which translates to MNALKTLNPYFWKHRNLLFYGFLFIIASNFFNIFKVQFVGKSVDEISNTNSLGFNKQVLIYVAIIVGSSLLTGFFTFMMRQTIIVASRGIEYELKNKIYNHYQELSLTDFKKTTIGDLMNRLSEDVVAVRMYLGPGVMYVANLLILLIITSIYMLNTNVEMTLWSLLPLPILSFLIYKVSSIINKKSKIMQKSQSAISTFVQDSFSGIRVVKFFAKESYIEKSYGTKVKDYQDKSLDLAKTEAYFFTIILFVIGLLNVVILLVGGQKYMANELSVGKIADFFLYINILIFPFSMVGWVTSVNQRAEASMARINEFLDMKSDIINTSNEVYPIKGDIEFRNVSYVYPNTGIKALDNLSFKIEAGKSLAIMGKTGSGKSTIALLLCRLIDPTEGEILIDGKNLKDHNLENYRKFIGYIPQESFLFSDTIENNIGFAIDKPSHKLVEEFSKKADVHKNIIDFKDQYKTMVGERGVMLSGGQKQRICIARALIKEPSVLIFDDSLSALDTETEENILQNIENEIKNCTSIIITHRESSAKRADKILNLTPIENDNVN; encoded by the coding sequence ATGAACGCACTAAAAACACTTAATCCCTATTTCTGGAAACATAGAAACCTATTGTTTTATGGCTTCCTCTTCATTATTGCCAGTAATTTCTTTAACATTTTTAAAGTTCAGTTTGTTGGAAAATCGGTGGATGAAATTTCAAATACTAATAGTTTAGGCTTTAACAAACAGGTTTTAATTTATGTTGCCATCATTGTAGGATCGTCATTATTAACGGGATTCTTTACTTTTATGATGCGTCAAACCATCATTGTTGCCTCCAGAGGAATCGAATACGAACTGAAGAATAAAATTTACAATCACTATCAGGAGTTGTCTTTAACGGACTTTAAAAAAACGACTATCGGTGACTTAATGAATCGTCTAAGTGAAGACGTAGTTGCGGTTAGAATGTATCTCGGTCCGGGGGTGATGTACGTCGCCAATTTATTAATCCTATTGATCATTACGAGTATTTACATGCTCAACACCAATGTAGAAATGACTTTGTGGTCACTTCTTCCCTTACCTATTCTTTCTTTCCTTATTTATAAAGTAAGTTCTATCATTAATAAAAAATCGAAAATCATGCAGAAAAGTCAGTCTGCGATTTCGACTTTTGTTCAGGACAGTTTTTCGGGAATTCGCGTGGTTAAATTTTTTGCTAAAGAAAGTTATATTGAAAAAAGTTACGGAACGAAAGTAAAAGATTATCAGGATAAATCTTTGGATCTCGCAAAAACAGAAGCCTACTTTTTTACTATTATCCTATTTGTAATTGGTTTATTAAATGTGGTAATTTTATTAGTCGGAGGTCAGAAATATATGGCAAATGAACTTTCTGTCGGGAAGATTGCAGATTTCTTTTTATACATCAATATCTTAATATTTCCATTTTCAATGGTTGGCTGGGTAACTTCTGTAAATCAGAGAGCAGAAGCGTCAATGGCGAGAATCAATGAATTCCTTGATATGAAAAGTGATATCATTAATACAAGTAATGAAGTCTATCCAATTAAAGGAGATATTGAATTTAGAAATGTATCGTACGTTTACCCAAATACAGGAATTAAAGCTCTTGACAATTTAAGTTTCAAAATTGAAGCTGGAAAATCATTAGCAATCATGGGAAAAACCGGAAGTGGAAAATCCACCATCGCTCTTTTACTTTGTAGATTAATCGATCCAACAGAAGGAGAAATTCTGATTGACGGAAAAAATTTGAAAGATCACAACTTAGAAAACTATCGCAAATTTATTGGTTATATTCCTCAGGAAAGTTTTCTTTTCTCTGACACCATTGAAAATAATATTGGATTTGCCATCGACAAACCTTCGCATAAACTGGTCGAAGAATTTTCTAAGAAAGCAGATGTTCATAAAAACATCATCGACTTCAAAGATCAATACAAAACGATGGTTGGTGAACGTGGAGTCATGCTTTCCGGTGGACAGAAACAGAGAATTTGTATTGCCAGAGCTTTAATTAAGGAACCTTCTGTTTTAATTTTTGATGATTCATTATCGGCTTTGGACACTGAAACCGAAGAAAACATCCTGCAAAACATTGAAAATGAAATCAAAAACTGTACTTCAATCATTATCACTCACCGTGAAAGCAGCGCTAAACGTGCCGATAAAATATTGAATCTCACCCCTATAGAAAACGACAACGTTAACTAA
- a CDS encoding DUF3276 family protein — MSDYKERHENEIFTKVLKAGRRTYFFDVRETKAGDYYLTITESKKNFGENGEASFEKHKIYLYKEDFKSFEEMFKDSTDFIIGQKGEDVISEKHDKDFKSKSFTIESDEEI, encoded by the coding sequence ATGAGTGATTACAAGGAACGCCACGAAAACGAAATTTTCACAAAGGTATTAAAGGCAGGAAGAAGAACCTATTTCTTTGATGTGCGCGAAACCAAAGCGGGAGATTATTATTTAACGATTACCGAAAGTAAAAAGAACTTTGGTGAAAATGGAGAAGCATCTTTTGAAAAACATAAAATTTATCTGTATAAAGAAGATTTTAAAAGTTTCGAAGAAATGTTTAAAGACTCAACAGATTTCATCATCGGTCAAAAAGGGGAAGACGTTATTTCTGAAAAACATGACAAAGATTTCAAATCGAAATCATTTACAATTGAATCTGACGAGGAAATCTAA